One part of the Thermoanaerobaculia bacterium genome encodes these proteins:
- a CDS encoding cytochrome c oxidase subunit 3 — protein MSSAATAMPHVHRDPKGAKIGMWLFLFTELLLFGGLFLLYAVYRYRYPADFHYAATHLDTFLGTVNTLILLTSSLTMALSIATFQQRKRKLSAWFLVITIVFGFIFLINKYIEWSTKIHHHIYPNSPELVQHTPGENIFYSLYYAMTGLHGLHVIIGIILLTVMCVLVARKPRRHVRVPRGEGAALALLDNSGSPILEESLGSGVTEVGFTLFDETDEETRESMLIKLENAGLYWHLIDIIWIFLFPLFYLIT, from the coding sequence ATGAGCAGCGCAGCTACCGCCATGCCCCATGTCCATCGAGATCCGAAGGGGGCCAAGATCGGCATGTGGCTCTTTCTCTTCACGGAACTTCTCCTCTTCGGCGGGCTTTTTCTCCTGTACGCCGTCTACCGCTACCGATATCCAGCCGATTTCCACTATGCCGCAACTCACCTGGACACCTTCCTGGGTACGGTCAACACGCTTATTTTACTCACCTCAAGCCTCACGATGGCCCTTTCCATTGCAACGTTTCAGCAGAGGAAACGAAAATTATCCGCCTGGTTTCTTGTCATTACCATTGTGTTCGGGTTCATCTTTCTGATTAATAAATATATTGAATGGTCTACCAAGATCCACCACCATATCTATCCCAACTCTCCTGAACTTGTTCAACATACGCCGGGAGAGAACATTTTTTACAGTCTCTATTACGCAATGACAGGACTCCATGGCCTCCATGTCATTATCGGAATCATTCTTCTGACGGTCATGTGTGTTCTCGTCGCCCGGAAACCCAGAAGACACGTTCGGGTCCCCCGGGGAGAAGGCGCTGCCCTTGCCCTTCTGGACAACTCTGGATCTCCCATCCTGGAAGAATCTCTGGGATCCGGAGTTACAGAAGTCGGGTTCACACTCTTCGACGAAACCGATGAGGAAACACGGGAAAGCATGTTGATCAAGCTTGAAAATGCCGGCCTTTACTGGCACTTGATCGATATTATTTGGATCTTTCTCTTCCCGCTGTTTTATCTCATCACATGA
- a CDS encoding peroxiredoxin produces the protein MKIGDKAPAFTLPASTGRNVSLKELKGSWVVLYFYPKDSTSGCTLEAQEFTGLKKDFDALNAVVLGVSPDSVRSHCSFQEKYNLDVLLLSDTEHSTLQAYGAWQLKKMYGREYYGVVRSTVLIDPKGTITAIWPKVKARGHAAEVLEDLRSRTK, from the coding sequence ATGAAGATCGGCGATAAGGCTCCCGCCTTTACTCTACCGGCTTCCACGGGGCGTAATGTAAGTCTGAAAGAATTGAAGGGATCCTGGGTTGTCCTCTATTTTTACCCGAAGGATTCTACTTCAGGATGCACCCTTGAGGCCCAGGAATTTACCGGATTAAAAAAGGATTTTGACGCATTGAACGCCGTGGTTCTCGGGGTATCCCCCGATTCCGTCAGGAGCCATTGCTCCTTCCAGGAGAAGTACAACCTTGACGTCCTCCTGTTGAGCGATACGGAGCATTCCACACTGCAAGCTTACGGGGCCTGGCAGCTGAAAAAGATGTATGGCCGGGAATATTATGGCGTTGTTCGCAGTACCGTCCTCATCGATCCAAAGGGAACAATTACCGCCATCTGGCCGAAGGTCAAAGCCAGGGGACATGCGGCCGAGGTCCTGGAAGATCTGCGTTCGAGGACGAAGTAG
- a CDS encoding cytochrome C oxidase subunit IV family protein has product MEKQETLSYGTYIMVWLALLVFTGLTVTAAGLHLGSVSIATAIAIAALKSTIVLFFFMHLKYDDPVFKVMLMVAILTLTVIMVLTFVDVLFLPGGPAQ; this is encoded by the coding sequence ATGGAAAAGCAAGAGACCCTCTCCTATGGAACCTACATCATGGTATGGCTGGCCCTGCTGGTCTTTACAGGACTGACAGTCACCGCAGCAGGTCTTCATCTGGGTTCGGTGAGCATTGCGACCGCCATCGCAATCGCAGCACTGAAAAGCACCATTGTTCTCTTTTTCTTTATGCACCTGAAATATGACGACCCGGTTTTCAAGGTCATGCTCATGGTGGCGATCCTGACCCTGACCGTGATCATGGTTCTCACCTTTGTCGATGTCCTCTTCCTGCCGGGAGGTCCAGCTCAATGA
- a CDS encoding cbb3-type cytochrome c oxidase subunit I, with product MAESATLAAQPANYLNWKKGIASWIFSTDHKRIGMLYLMAIVSFFFVGVTLGFFMRIEQMTMGKTLMSAQTYNALFTLHGVIMIFLFIIPGIPAILGNFFLPILIGARDVAFPRLNLLSWWVYMAGAVLAVTALFTGGGPPDTGWTFYAPYSIRTGTNVTLAVFAAFVLGFSSILTGLNFITTIHRLRAPGMTWFRMPLFVWAHYATAWIQLLATPILGITLLLVIMERIFNLGLFDPSRGGDPVLYQHLFWIYSHPAVYIMILPAMGVITEILPTAAKKPAFGYKAIAFSSLTIAFVGYLVWAHHMFVSGISDTAAWIFSLLTFLVAIPSAIKVFNWTATLYKGSITFSPPLLYALTFIFLFSIGGLTGLVQGALLTDVHVHDTYFVVGHFHYVMFGGTAFGLLAGLLYWFPKMTGRMYSFKRSYVAWFFLFLGFNTLYFTMLVLGWEGMPRRYYDHVPEFHSGHVIATVGSWILILGLVLYAWNLFRSLKRGEPAPANPWGGVTLEWTIPSPPPHENFEEIPTITGGPYEFPTGEPA from the coding sequence ATGGCTGAATCGGCTACCCTCGCGGCACAGCCCGCTAATTATCTCAACTGGAAAAAGGGGATTGCATCCTGGATCTTTTCCACCGACCACAAACGGATCGGGATGCTCTATCTCATGGCAATCGTTTCCTTTTTCTTTGTGGGTGTGACCCTCGGTTTCTTCATGCGGATCGAACAGATGACCATGGGAAAGACGCTGATGTCCGCCCAGACCTATAACGCTCTCTTCACCCTCCACGGGGTGATCATGATTTTTCTCTTTATCATTCCAGGTATTCCCGCAATTCTGGGAAACTTTTTCCTTCCGATCCTGATCGGTGCCAGGGATGTGGCTTTCCCGCGGCTGAACCTCCTTTCGTGGTGGGTTTACATGGCGGGAGCGGTTCTGGCGGTCACGGCTCTCTTCACAGGGGGAGGCCCGCCCGATACGGGATGGACCTTCTATGCACCCTACAGCATCCGTACGGGAACCAACGTCACGCTGGCTGTCTTTGCCGCCTTCGTGCTCGGGTTTTCCTCCATTCTGACCGGACTGAATTTTATTACGACCATCCACAGGCTTCGTGCGCCCGGGATGACCTGGTTCCGCATGCCCCTCTTCGTCTGGGCCCACTACGCAACGGCCTGGATCCAGCTCCTGGCAACGCCGATCCTTGGCATCACCCTTCTGCTTGTCATCATGGAGCGAATCTTCAACCTCGGCCTCTTTGACCCGTCCCGGGGTGGCGATCCCGTTCTCTATCAGCACCTGTTCTGGATCTATTCCCACCCCGCAGTCTATATCATGATCCTGCCTGCCATGGGAGTCATCACGGAAATCCTTCCGACGGCCGCCAAGAAGCCGGCGTTTGGATACAAGGCCATCGCCTTTTCCAGCCTCACCATCGCCTTTGTCGGCTACCTGGTATGGGCCCATCACATGTTTGTCAGCGGAATTTCCGACACAGCTGCCTGGATCTTCTCCCTTCTGACCTTCCTCGTCGCCATTCCATCCGCTATCAAGGTTTTCAACTGGACGGCAACGCTCTACAAGGGATCGATCACCTTCTCTCCTCCCCTCCTCTATGCCCTGACCTTCATCTTTCTCTTTTCCATCGGGGGGCTGACCGGCCTGGTCCAGGGAGCGCTCCTGACTGATGTCCATGTTCATGACACCTACTTCGTCGTGGGGCACTTTCACTACGTCATGTTCGGCGGTACCGCCTTCGGTCTTCTCGCGGGCCTGTTGTACTGGTTCCCGAAGATGACGGGACGGATGTACTCCTTCAAGCGTTCGTATGTGGCATGGTTTTTTCTCTTTCTCGGTTTTAACACCCTTTACTTTACGATGCTGGTCCTGGGGTGGGAAGGCATGCCCCGACGCTACTACGACCACGTTCCCGAATTTCACAGCGGCCATGTCATTGCAACGGTCGGGTCCTGGATTCTCATTCTCGGCCTCGTTCTCTATGCCTGGAACCTCTTTCGATCCCTGAAACGTGGAGAGCCGGCTCCAGCCAATCCGTGGGGCGGCGTGACCCTGGAATGGACGATTCCCTCCCCGCCGCCCCACGAGAACTTTGAAGAAATTCCCACAATCACCGGCGGCCCTTATGAATTCCCCACCGGAGAACCGGCATGA
- a CDS encoding protoheme IX farnesyltransferase, with product MSVYLELTRIRITALTSLSAVTGYILSRGTIDPGILVPVLGVVFLASGATALNQVQEYSKDRVMERTRNRPIPTGRITTGSALLISIALIISGFIILLLGHSLPPALLGILAILLYNGVYTPLKALSAYAAVPGALVGAISPAIGWTCGNGSFLHPVNVALMSIFFLWQVPHFWMLLRLHEQDYRNAGFPVPTARISRDAFMKMIASWTFALISSILFLPVFHLANHPALYAVLIVSSIFMALQTLRMVREKDRPGQTFAAINILILVTMMVLITGRFLHRPSLALTCSVRTASHSHFQPDMQGLKTQTKEVFHEDRR from the coding sequence ATGAGTGTCTATTTGGAACTGACGCGGATTCGGATCACGGCCCTGACCTCCCTGTCGGCGGTCACCGGTTACATTCTTTCACGGGGAACGATAGATCCTGGAATCCTGGTTCCTGTTCTGGGAGTTGTTTTCCTGGCATCCGGGGCCACCGCACTGAACCAGGTTCAGGAATATTCGAAGGACCGCGTTATGGAACGGACCCGGAACAGGCCGATCCCGACAGGTAGAATTACAACCGGCAGCGCGCTTTTGATTTCCATCGCATTGATCATCTCCGGGTTCATAATTCTCCTTCTGGGACATAGCCTGCCTCCTGCTCTGCTCGGCATACTGGCCATCCTTCTCTATAATGGGGTCTACACGCCGCTGAAAGCCCTTTCGGCCTATGCGGCCGTGCCCGGCGCTCTTGTCGGGGCCATCTCTCCCGCGATTGGATGGACCTGCGGCAACGGTTCTTTTCTGCATCCGGTTAATGTGGCCCTGATGTCGATCTTCTTTCTATGGCAGGTCCCCCACTTCTGGATGCTCCTTCGACTTCACGAACAGGACTACAGGAATGCGGGATTTCCCGTTCCCACAGCTCGAATTTCCCGGGATGCCTTCATGAAGATGATTGCCAGCTGGACCTTCGCGTTGATATCCTCGATCCTTTTTCTCCCGGTCTTCCACCTGGCTAACCATCCGGCGCTTTACGCGGTTCTGATTGTCTCCTCCATCTTCATGGCACTGCAGACCCTGCGCATGGTGCGGGAAAAAGACCGGCCCGGACAAACCTTCGCCGCCATCAACATCCTGATCCTGGTCACCATGATGGTCCTGATTACCGGCCGTTTTCTGCACCGACCATCTCTCGCACTCACCTGCAGTGTCAGGACGGCCTCCCATTCTCATTTCCAACCCGATATGCAAGGATTGAAAACGCAAACCAAGGAGGTTTTTCATGAAGATCGGCGATAA
- a CDS encoding type II CAAX endopeptidase family protein produces the protein MNISFFRTYEREMSSFQRLATGILIFLLVYSLSLFVFPHVLSLPLPSGVVPQISFLFLSLLLVGTVGKGRFREFGFQGTSLRTMGRALGIAFAVSAPLTFLNLVIMSILMGPSAGPEGGPSPSGILELILTVWILASTCEEIFYRGFLQSFLNPLRNYGITIAAWRIQAPILCSAALFALGHLCLLGSMPGPFVGLIVFSCFVNGILAGHFRDRSGSLLPAIGVHMMFNVTGMAIPSILMLLMSP, from the coding sequence ATGAACATTTCATTTTTCAGAACGTACGAACGGGAGATGAGCTCTTTTCAGCGGCTGGCAACCGGGATCCTGATCTTTCTTCTGGTCTATTCCCTGTCCCTCTTTGTCTTTCCTCACGTACTATCCCTTCCCCTTCCTTCCGGTGTGGTCCCTCAAATCTCCTTTTTATTCTTGTCTTTACTCCTGGTTGGAACGGTCGGAAAGGGCCGCTTCAGGGAATTCGGGTTTCAGGGCACGTCATTGCGGACGATGGGCAGGGCCCTGGGTATCGCCTTTGCCGTATCGGCACCCCTTACCTTCCTCAACCTGGTGATTATGTCGATCCTCATGGGACCTTCTGCCGGACCCGAAGGGGGACCCTCACCATCGGGAATCCTGGAACTGATTCTCACGGTCTGGATCCTGGCCAGTACCTGTGAAGAGATCTTTTACAGGGGGTTTCTTCAGAGTTTCCTGAATCCTCTCCGAAACTACGGAATCACGATTGCAGCATGGCGGATCCAGGCCCCCATCCTGTGCAGTGCAGCGCTCTTTGCACTGGGCCACCTGTGCCTCCTTGGATCCATGCCCGGACCTTTCGTCGGATTGATCGTCTTTTCATGCTTTGTCAATGGAATCCTTGCCGGACACTTCCGTGACCGGAGCGGAAGCCTTCTTCCCGCCATTGGAGTCCACATGATGTTCAACGTAACGGGAATGGCGATTCCATCGATTCTCATGCTTCTGATGTCCCCATAA
- the coxB gene encoding cytochrome c oxidase subunit II, with amino-acid sequence MNDPTALTTEAVNHTFLFITGISVFFLLLITFLLIFFTWKYSSKRNPVASQIHGNIILEIIWIVVPTLIVLSMFYYGYVGFKMMRNAPEDSMIVHVTGRMWDWSFEYENGRRTDVLYVPVNRPTKLILRSVDVIHDLYIPAFRIKQDAVPGRETYLWFKPETMGPADVFCAEFCGASHAYMITKVEVMSESAFDAWYAGEEDSDDKEDSPGMVLLRQEGCLTCHRLDRTEDLAPSFKGLYGSKQIVLAGGTENEVTVDDAYLKRAILHPSDEIVKGWDDIMPQPEKLSDEDVTAIIETLKTLP; translated from the coding sequence ATGAACGATCCCACTGCCCTCACCACGGAAGCCGTAAACCATACCTTTCTGTTTATTACGGGGATTTCCGTCTTCTTCCTTCTACTGATCACGTTCCTTCTTATCTTTTTCACATGGAAGTATTCCAGCAAACGAAATCCCGTCGCATCGCAGATCCATGGGAACATAATTCTTGAAATCATCTGGATCGTAGTTCCCACCTTAATCGTGCTCTCCATGTTCTATTACGGATACGTCGGTTTCAAAATGATGAGAAACGCTCCCGAGGACTCCATGATTGTCCATGTAACGGGCCGGATGTGGGACTGGTCCTTTGAATATGAAAACGGACGGCGCACCGATGTCCTCTATGTCCCTGTCAATCGACCCACGAAACTGATCCTCCGTTCGGTCGATGTCATCCATGATCTCTACATACCCGCATTTCGGATCAAGCAGGATGCCGTTCCCGGAAGGGAGACCTACCTCTGGTTCAAGCCCGAAACTATGGGGCCCGCCGATGTATTCTGTGCTGAATTCTGCGGAGCCAGCCACGCTTACATGATCACAAAGGTGGAAGTGATGTCGGAATCAGCCTTCGATGCCTGGTACGCCGGTGAGGAAGATTCGGATGACAAAGAAGATTCACCGGGAATGGTTCTTCTCCGTCAGGAAGGCTGCCTTACATGCCATCGGCTGGACCGTACCGAGGACCTGGCCCCATCTTTCAAAGGCCTCTATGGATCAAAACAGATTGTCCTCGCCGGAGGAACCGAAAATGAAGTCACTGTGGATGACGCCTACCTGAAACGTGCGATCCTTCACCCCTCGGATGAAATCGTCAAAGGCTGGGATGACATCATGCCTCAACCGGAAAAGCTCTCCGATGAGGATGTTACTGCCATTATTGAGACACTGAAAACTCTTCCATGA
- a CDS encoding cytochrome c3 family protein, which produces MSRRLLTFAVLLYFMVGLGAVVALYTFRAPEALAPEQPIAFSHVIHAGKLGLACTHCHVNVERSSQATVPTLSICMECHKSAATDRPEVQKLTRAWEEGRPVEWIKVHDLPWHVRFTHKRHIRAGVDCAVCHGELKAMPRVRRVRSLEMGWCIQCHRANNAPTDCLVCHK; this is translated from the coding sequence GTGAGCCGACGACTGCTGACCTTCGCCGTTCTCCTCTATTTTATGGTGGGACTGGGAGCTGTTGTGGCTCTCTATACTTTCCGTGCTCCCGAGGCCCTTGCCCCGGAACAACCCATCGCCTTCAGCCATGTGATACACGCGGGGAAACTCGGCCTGGCCTGCACCCACTGCCATGTCAACGTGGAACGTTCATCTCAGGCAACCGTTCCCACGCTTTCCATCTGCATGGAATGTCACAAATCGGCCGCCACGGACCGCCCGGAAGTCCAGAAACTGACCCGTGCATGGGAGGAAGGGAGGCCCGTGGAATGGATCAAGGTTCACGATCTTCCCTGGCACGTACGATTCACCCATAAACGTCACATCCGGGCCGGCGTGGATTGCGCGGTGTGCCATGGAGAACTCAAGGCCATGCCGAGGGTTCGCAGGGTCCGATCCCTGGAAATGGGATGGTGTATCCAGTGTCACAGGGCCAATAACGCACCCACGGACTGCCTGGTGTGCCACAAATGA
- a CDS encoding c-type cytochrome yields MGSLESIILPPLLPHLPLLPYLILFMLSLYLLYTGITLVTSIASMIVGAAGTGGDRELADVGLKNPVAWLVLGVLPLLCLIFLVGQHLYGAPVAAATMLSRVALLALPAFLGLALYRKTRQPVYGGPAILLLLASTFFLFSTLGLIYTPERWPLIHGPLPGIFAVSVLVDFMTYLSLSVVAGGAAILFFCFTWPDRRLPEDHPARTRIAAIGKILTLGGTLVSLPLLIWSLAVYPLPSVTPVLLKLFIAVVFVLALIARGTLAMLFDGTERLSTFVFVLSICLLGFFAASMTTLQAGANREQEVLLAQSVEKSQQELQASREALYASAVPADANMGEKIFNERCSACHKFDVQVVGPAYNTVLPKYVNDPDGLMAFIRNPVKINPDLPPMPNQGLNETEIKAVATYLITHFEAETEKGGTP; encoded by the coding sequence ATGGGCTCGCTTGAATCCATTATCCTGCCTCCCCTTCTTCCCCACCTGCCCCTTCTGCCCTACCTGATCTTATTTATGCTTTCTCTCTATCTGCTCTATACGGGGATCACCCTGGTCACATCGATTGCCTCCATGATCGTGGGTGCCGCCGGTACAGGGGGTGACCGGGAACTGGCTGACGTGGGGCTGAAAAACCCTGTTGCATGGCTTGTTCTGGGAGTTCTTCCCCTCCTGTGCCTGATCTTCCTCGTGGGACAGCACCTTTACGGAGCTCCCGTGGCCGCAGCCACGATGCTTAGTCGGGTGGCTCTCCTTGCCCTCCCCGCCTTTCTGGGACTGGCCCTTTACCGAAAAACACGCCAACCGGTTTACGGGGGACCAGCGATCCTCCTCTTACTGGCTTCCACCTTCTTCCTCTTTTCGACGCTGGGGCTGATCTACACGCCGGAGCGATGGCCGCTGATCCACGGCCCCCTCCCGGGCATCTTTGCCGTTTCGGTTCTGGTGGACTTTATGACCTACCTTTCGCTCTCTGTCGTCGCGGGGGGCGCAGCCATACTCTTTTTCTGCTTTACCTGGCCGGACCGCCGTCTGCCAGAAGACCATCCGGCCCGTACCCGGATCGCCGCAATCGGTAAAATACTTACCCTTGGTGGGACCCTGGTCAGCCTGCCTCTCCTGATATGGAGCCTGGCCGTTTACCCTCTGCCTTCGGTTACTCCCGTCCTTCTGAAACTCTTTATCGCCGTCGTTTTCGTCCTGGCTCTCATCGCCCGGGGAACCCTGGCTATGCTGTTTGATGGCACGGAACGCCTTTCCACATTCGTCTTTGTGTTGTCCATCTGCCTCCTCGGCTTCTTTGCAGCGTCAATGACGACCCTGCAGGCCGGGGCCAACCGTGAACAGGAAGTTCTCCTGGCTCAGAGTGTGGAGAAATCCCAGCAGGAACTCCAGGCGTCCAGGGAAGCCCTCTACGCTTCCGCGGTTCCCGCCGATGCCAATATGGGAGAAAAGATCTTTAACGAACGTTGTTCGGCCTGTCACAAATTTGACGTCCAGGTCGTGGGACCGGCGTACAACACGGTCCTTCCCAAATATGTCAATGATCCTGACGGCCTTATGGCTTTTATTCGTAACCCTGTAAAGATCAACCCCGACCTTCCTCCGATGCCGAACCAGGGATTGAACGAAACAGAAATCAAGGCTGTAGCCACCTACCTCATTACGCACTTTGAAGCCGAAACGGAGAAGGGAGGCACACCGTGA
- a CDS encoding choice-of-anchor Q domain-containing protein — translation MRTKLLTITLCGIIFTASWAEGTTYYVRTDGGTGTECSGLVNAPYPGTGSSGDCAWSHPFWALDSGGDWILQAGDTLLIGSGSFEMGYGAPNTGWCDADGAFECRLPPLPSGSDPIHPTIISGSCSNPPELWGTQRPWSILSLESTSNAVLSCLEITDHSGCVEFHTDPAVSCERDAYPFGDWAPEGIYASDSSNVILKDLNIHGLAATGIHAGRIRDWTVERVRIAGNGFAGWDGDLWDGDSDSNSGTLIFRDFTVEWNGCAETYPGEGHDHCWEQETGGYGDGVGTGATGGHWIFEDSYFGYNTSDGLDLLYVGREGEENSFVEVRRTVAVGNLGNQVKIGGASLVENNVLVGNCGYLFGKPYSQEILTWCRAGGNTLALSLQAGDASSVVNNTIAGQGDVLLEVQCDEALENCDGSETVTVINNIFAGYDEFTPYPTGEQTGLLWDPDGFTEGRIDFNLIFNVKDETEWCPMGVHDLCLDPLVSDGDIDRYDGHLLPESPAIDAGTFNGAPDDDVEGNMRPIGAGIDMGAYEYGTASRRHSRPFGGP, via the coding sequence ATGCGGACAAAACTCCTTACTATCACTCTTTGTGGAATTATTTTTACAGCTTCCTGGGCAGAAGGCACGACCTATTACGTACGAACCGACGGTGGAACGGGAACCGAGTGCTCCGGTCTCGTCAACGCACCCTATCCGGGCACGGGTTCGAGCGGAGATTGTGCCTGGTCCCACCCCTTCTGGGCCCTGGACAGCGGAGGAGATTGGATCCTCCAGGCCGGAGATACGCTCCTGATTGGTTCCGGGAGCTTTGAGATGGGGTACGGAGCGCCTAACACCGGCTGGTGCGATGCCGACGGCGCCTTTGAATGCCGTCTGCCGCCGCTCCCCTCCGGTTCCGATCCCATCCATCCCACGATCATCTCCGGATCATGCTCCAATCCTCCGGAATTGTGGGGAACCCAGCGTCCCTGGAGCATCCTCTCCCTCGAATCGACCTCCAACGCGGTCCTTTCCTGCCTCGAGATCACCGACCATTCCGGATGTGTAGAGTTCCACACCGATCCAGCTGTATCCTGTGAGAGGGATGCCTACCCCTTTGGAGACTGGGCGCCTGAAGGCATCTATGCTTCCGATTCTTCCAATGTCATTCTGAAGGACCTGAACATCCACGGTTTGGCCGCGACGGGGATCCATGCCGGCAGGATCCGGGACTGGACCGTCGAACGTGTAAGGATTGCCGGGAACGGCTTCGCCGGGTGGGACGGTGATCTCTGGGATGGGGATTCCGATTCCAACAGCGGGACCCTGATCTTTCGGGACTTCACCGTGGAGTGGAACGGATGCGCGGAGACCTACCCGGGAGAAGGACATGACCATTGCTGGGAGCAGGAAACCGGGGGGTACGGAGACGGTGTGGGAACGGGAGCTACGGGAGGTCACTGGATCTTTGAGGACTCTTACTTTGGTTATAACACCTCCGATGGCCTGGATCTTCTCTACGTCGGCCGGGAAGGGGAGGAAAACTCCTTCGTCGAGGTCCGCCGGACTGTGGCCGTGGGAAATCTGGGGAACCAGGTCAAGATCGGGGGAGCGTCCCTGGTGGAAAACAATGTCCTCGTGGGGAATTGCGGATATCTTTTCGGGAAGCCTTATTCCCAGGAAATTCTCACATGGTGCCGGGCGGGGGGGAATACCCTGGCCCTGAGTCTCCAGGCAGGCGATGCCAGCTCCGTGGTCAACAATACCATCGCAGGCCAGGGTGACGTCCTGCTGGAAGTGCAGTGTGATGAGGCACTTGAAAACTGTGACGGAAGCGAAACGGTTACCGTCATCAACAACATCTTTGCCGGATATGACGAATTTACCCCGTACCCGACCGGAGAGCAAACGGGCCTTCTCTGGGACCCGGACGGCTTCACGGAAGGCAGGATCGACTTCAACCTGATCTTCAATGTCAAGGACGAGACGGAGTGGTGCCCGATGGGAGTGCATGATCTCTGTCTCGATCCTCTGGTCTCAGATGGAGATATCGACCGGTACGACGGTCATCTTCTTCCCGAGAGTCCTGCCATCGATGCCGGGACCTTCAATGGCGCTCCCGACGATGACGTGGAAGGCAATATGCGCCCGATCGGTGCCGGGATCGACATGGGAGCCTATGAATACGGGACCGCCTCCCGCCGCCACAGCCGTCCCTTTGGAGGCCCGTAA
- a CDS encoding SCO family protein, translating to MPEVGIVEKLGDTIPLDATFFDESGNEVKLKEIIDKPTILSLVFYNCPGICGPLLNGESDVFDKVTLEPGKDFQLVTISFDPKDTPDLAEKKKANYLKTFTRPFPPEGWRFLTGTEENIHRVTDAVGFYYKKDGDNYLHAAALIALSPDGKIVRYIYGISFLPFDMKMAITEASEGRVGPTISRVLLFCFSYDPKGKTYVFNVLKVTGSLTMVFGAMFVIWLIVTTRRHRKKEQLNG from the coding sequence ATGCCGGAAGTTGGAATTGTCGAAAAGCTGGGCGACACCATCCCCCTCGATGCAACCTTTTTCGACGAATCCGGTAACGAGGTCAAGCTCAAGGAAATTATCGACAAACCGACCATCCTTTCCCTGGTTTTTTACAACTGCCCGGGGATCTGCGGCCCTCTCCTGAACGGGGAGTCCGACGTCTTTGACAAGGTCACCCTGGAACCTGGAAAGGATTTCCAGCTGGTGACGATCAGCTTCGACCCCAAGGACACGCCCGACCTGGCGGAGAAGAAAAAGGCAAATTACCTGAAGACCTTTACCCGCCCCTTTCCGCCGGAGGGCTGGCGGTTTCTAACCGGTACGGAAGAGAATATTCACAGGGTCACCGATGCCGTCGGGTTCTACTATAAAAAGGATGGGGATAACTATCTCCATGCCGCCGCGCTGATTGCCCTCTCCCCGGACGGAAAAATTGTCCGCTATATTTACGGAATTTCTTTTCTTCCCTTCGACATGAAGATGGCCATAACGGAGGCATCCGAAGGCAGGGTCGGTCCCACGATCAGCCGTGTTCTTCTCTTCTGTTTTTCCTACGATCCCAAGGGAAAGACTTACGTGTTCAACGTTCTTAAAGTAACCGGAAGCCTCACAATGGTCTTTGGAGCCATGTTTGTCATATGGCTTATTGTAACGACCCGGCGTCACCGGAAGAAGGAGCAGCTCAATGGCTGA